In Pyrus communis chromosome 8, drPyrComm1.1, whole genome shotgun sequence, one genomic interval encodes:
- the LOC137741699 gene encoding uncharacterized protein translates to MLSFEKLPPDPPCHHPQPLIIKDASTSHEQPLDLSPPLPKFSIRDYVFTSRSKDIETNWPFSQKNLQLCLKHGVKDLLPPFQNLDAVRNQPVKRCTVESEKKSNLDVSESSGQDDHAVLKSSSNDTKLKEKLTEACTETTTTTSCRSEGENDFPSTLTSVSQSEIEESVPTNRPSRLPLEIDTSLEAASVEVLEAAGPPVVVVSKTGSTTRPSGKKCRLVVKYGSHSERSSTEDIASNATTISETMTSKTCPVCKTFSSSSNTTLNAHIDQCLSGEATPKWTGGCKPVTRYRIKPRKTKLMVDIYTTAQHCTLEDLDRRNGSSWATNVSSFPTRDKKSEVPVEEKRQRVSSVHPDDIDVGPVYVDANGTKVRILSKFDDAPSPSVPKAVEHLRPRKPLKPGKGSKFLSAKKQKRHASKHHKYLKLAPQSKHFISPKAHSSQIHGGQETCGAKENSEDGQQMEEQLNSCNAGALRGWACSKRTGGVKKLNKKHVSQDFLVESDQTFFGNCRVEGNCGRKVMNLSGNPISSSEKSGSTENACDEAQASEKSDCSPWRKRAGSPFPGEQSQHQFSKDTTFSPSSCTLNRTYSDVNFAPVLSNNTIGSAADLTENFDCAPRTSKKLSKSRDAPRSNARKSLPPKKNVLAIGRRVSLTESSPSVAMNCSAVKNQGQREEIDKEVAAWDPEADQQYDFMHNFAGKRFRKDCSDEVSVSRSTVLQRRKCRGSLSSSRRNEPMALEGSQFAPEFYGYDEREKMDTSVTIRDEYLEKVDGLGGSEREDQIHDGDMVTEKPALIGFCETEAVTSPTDPSISNEQEMFCGDGLEDGTLGQNVHSMEEMDSDDGQGSYFPEVDPILIPGPPGSFLPSPRDMGSDDFQGNSSLTTSRVQSSQDQLDFIDGDSSDSPVSTTSTISNSRGTKFDPKHSEPSSSIGQSAQDKIRPVLSRAVSGTSEEINATAAEHITGTAAERLSFDRENFKVNKISLERGPISFKSNDQPCCCQRKERTSQGVALNYQESPLLMRRAMALPAMGKQMGGNLNTRTNNLESGSDMTDSFFLSGGTTSRSEQAVFPVAKSSSGHHPSKGSPDGKGKLSGHSECDSFSPSASNSILRLMGKNLMVVNKEEDTSVPPVQAQPHAQTNHLTSQFPTFSGVVPGNLQNQFYHSFQHNKVEECFDASAAHLNSYRSYSNPRTPQVVARGPASLFPKHHTDGNFVASMEPHEYKGNHNFPMPQNRYISKPIGGAPTFHVERIMNPPDRQRKNGHSAFSASKEIIIIDDVPESEADLTCSVAKYSEGLRESQVVCSGSPVPAAPSYNSKRVNNPFSRYESQELCGSPVLYNTTLHAVPSRLANNSSPVKWSCTTSEGSGVLQRASFLAAPSPRGHLRSTLYDSPSLS, encoded by the exons ATGTTATCTTTTGAAAAACTTCCACCAGATCCCCCATGTCATCATCCCCAGCCTTTGATCATCAAAGATGCTAGTACTAGTCATGAGCAGCCACTAGATCTATCTCCACCCCTTCCTAAATTCTCCATCAG AGATTATGTTTTTACATCCCGGAGCAAAGATATCGAGACCAACTGGCCTTTTTCTCAGAAGAATTTGCAACTTTGCTTGAAACATGGCGTGAAGGATCTGTTGCCGCCATTTCAGAATCTTGATGCAGTAAGAAACCAACCCGTTAAGAGATGTACGGTTGAAAGTGAAAAGAAAAGCAATCTTGATGTTTCAGAATCTTCCGGGCAAGATGATCATGCAGTATTAAAGTCTTCGTCAAACGATACCAAGCTGAAGGAAAAGCTAACAGAAGCTTGCACAGAGACTACAACAACCACTTCATGCAGGTCTGAAGGAGAAAATGATTTTCCATCCACACTTACGAGTGTTTCTCAATCTGAAATAGAAGAGTCAGTTCCTACGAACAGGCCGTCAAGGTTGCCGTTAGAAATTGATACTTCCTTGGAAGCTGCATCAGTTGAAGTACTTGAAGCTGCAGGTCCTCCCGTTGTTGTTGTTAGCAAGACTGGAAGCACGACGCGACCCTCAGGTAAGAAGTGCAGATTGGTGGTCAAATACGGTAGCCATTCAGAGAGAAGCTCAACCGAAGATATTGCATCGAATGCTACTACCATTTCAGAAACAATGACTTCAAAAACTTGCCCTGTTTGCAAAACCTTCTCATCGTCTTCTAATACCACCTTGAATGCTCATATTGATCAGTGTCTTTCTGGGGAGGCAACTCCCAAGTGGACCGGGGGTTGTAAACCGGTTACAAGGTACAGAATTAAGCCGAGGAAGACTAAATTGATGGTGGATATATATACTACTGCCCAGCATTGCACATTAGAAGATCTCGATAGAAGAAATGGTTCGAGCTGGGCCACGAACGTTTCAAGCTTTCCTACTCGGGATAAGAAGTCTGAGGTGCCGGTTGAAGAGAAAAGGCAAAGAGTGTCCTCAGTCCATCCTGATGATATTGATGTCGGTCCAGTCTATGTAGACGCCAATGGCACGAAAGTTAGGATTTTATCGAAGTTTGATGATGCACCATCTCCATCAGTGCCTAAAGCGGTAGAGCATCTTCGACCAAGAAAACCTTTGAAACCCGGCAAAGGAAGCAAATTCCTTTCAGCGAAAAAGCAAAAGCGCCATGCATCTAAACATCACAAGTACCTTAAACTTGCTCCTCAAAGCAAACATTTTATCTCTCCTAAGGCTCATTCTTCTCAG ATTCATGGGGGTCAAGAAACATGTGGAGCGAAAGAAAATTCCGAGGATGGACAGCAAATGGAAGAGCAGCTCAATTCCTGTAATGCTGGAGCTTTAAGAGGATGGGCTTGCTCCAAACGCACTGGTGGTGTAAAGAAGTTGAACAAGAAGCATGTGTCTCAGGACTTTTTGGTTGAGAGTGATCAAACATTTTTCGGTAACTGTCGTGTGGAGGGAAACTGTGGTAGAAAGGTAATGAATTTGTCTGGAAATCCAATTTCTTCTTCTGAAAAAAGTGGGAGCACAGAGAATGCATGTGATGAAGCTCAAGCTAGTGAGAAAAGTGACTGCTCTCCTTGGAGAAAGAGAGCAGGAAGCCCCTTTCCTGGTGAGCAAAGCCAGCATCAGTTTAGCAAAGACACAACTTTTTCGCCTAGTAGTTGCACGCTAAACCGTACATACTCTGATGTGAACTTTGCACCTGTGTTGAGCAACAATACAATTGGTTCTGCTGCGGATCTCACCGAAAATTTTGATTGTGCCCCTCGCACTAGCAAAAAACTATCTAAGAGTCGTGATGCCCCCAGATCAAATGCCAGGAAATCCCTCCCGCCAAAGAAAAATGTGTTGGCTATTGGCAGGCGGGTATCATTGACTGAATCCAGTCCCAGTGTTGCTATGAATTGCTCAGCTGTTAAGAATCAAGGGCAAAGGGAAGAAATAGATAAAGAGGTTGCTGCCTGGGATCCTGAGGCTGATCAACAGTATGATTTCATGCATAATTTTGCTGGAAAGCGGTTTCGAAAAGATTGTAGCGATGAAGTATCAGTATCCAGAAGCACTGTGTTGCAGAGGAGAAAATGTAGAGGTTCCTTAAGTAGCTCTAGAAGGAATGAACCCATGGCCTTGGAAGGTTCTCAATTTGCACCCGAGTTTTATGGATATGATGAAAGGGAAAAGATGGATACTTCTGTTACCATTCGTGATGAATATCTGGAAAAAGTTGATGGCCTGGGAGGTTCTGAGAGGGAAGATCAAATCCATGATGGTGACATGGTTACTGAAAAGCCTGCCCTAATAGGTTTCTGTGAAACCGAAGCAGTAACAAGTCCAACTGATCCAAGCATTAGTAATGAGCAAGAGATGTTTTGTGGTGATGGACTGGAAGATGGCACACTTGGGCAGAATGTTCATAGCATGGAGGAAATGGACTCTGATGATGGCCAAGGAAGCTATTTTCCTGAGGTTGATCCAATACTTATCCCAGGGCCACCAGGATCGTTTTTGCCAAGCCCTAGGGATATGGGGTCGGATGATTTTCAAGGGAATTCGTCACTAACCACGAGTCGAGTTCAATCATCTCAAGATCAGCTTGATTTTATTGATGGGGATTCATCAGATTCACCTGTTTCTACAACATCAACCATCTCTAATTCCAGAGGGACAAAATTTGACCCAAAGCATTCTGAACCGTCATCTTCCATAGGACAATCTGCTCAGGACAAGATCAGACCAGTCCTATCGCGTGCAGTTAGTGGTACTTCTGAAGAAATTAATGCCACTGCAGCCGAACATATAACTGGCACAGCAGCTGAAAGACTTTCTTTTGATAGAGAAAACTTTAAGGTCAACAAGATATCTCTCGAGAGGGGACCTATCAGCTTCAAAAGTAACGATCAGCCTTGCTGTTGTCAACGAAAGGAGAGAACTTCACAGGGTGTGGCTTTAAATTATCAAGAATCACCACTATTAATGCGGCGAGCAATGGCACTGCCTGCCATGGGAAAGCAAATGGGTGGCAATCTAAACACAAGAACTAACAATTTGGAGTCGGGGTCTGACATGACAGACTCGTTCTTTCTGAGTGGTGGTACAACATCGAGATCTGAACAGGCAGTTTTCCCTGTCGCCAAGTCATCTTCTGGTCACCATCCTTCGAAGGGTTCTCCAGATGGCAAGGGGAAGTTGTCAGGTCACAGTGAGTGTGATTCTTTTAGTCCATCtgcttctaattcaatactcAGGCTAATGGGAAAGAATTTGATGGTGGtcaacaaagaggaagatacGTCAGTTCCACCGGTGCAGGCTCAACCACATGCGCAAACTAACCATCTAACTTCACAGTTTCCAACATTCTCAGGAGTTGTTCCTGGAAATCTTCAGAATCAGTTCTATCATTCCTTTCAACATAACAAAGTGGAGGAATGTTTTGACGCAAGTGCAGCGCACTTAAACAGTTATAGAAGCTATAGCAATCCAAGGACACCGCAAGTGGTTGCACGAGGACCTGCAAGCTTGTTTCCAAAGCATCATACAGATGGCAATTTTGTGGCATCCATGGAACCCCACGAGTATAAAGGCAATCATAATTTTCCAATGCCACAGAACAGGTATATAAGCAAACCCATTGGAGGAGCACCCACGTTTCATGTGGAGAGAATTATGAACCCTCCTGACCGCCAACGCAAGAATGGACATTCTGCTTTCAGTGCCAGTAAAGAAATTATCATCATTGATGATGTTCCGGAAAGTGAAGCTGATTTGACCTGCAGTGTTGCAAAGTACTCGGAAGGGTTGAGGGAAAGCCAAGTAGTTTGTTCTGGCAGTCCAGTTCCAGCGGCTCCCAGTTATAACTCAAAGCGTGTGAATAATCCTTTCTCTCGTTATGAGTCACAGGAACTTTGTGGATCACCAGTTTTGTACAACACCACCTTGCATGCAGTTCCCTCCAGGCTAGCCAATAATAGTAGTCCTGTTAAGTGGAGTTGTACTACTTCAGAAGGCTCAGGTGTGCTGCAGCGGGCTTCTTTTCTTGCAGCACCATCGCCAAGAGGACATCTGAGATCTACACTGTACGATTCACCGAGCTTGTCATAG
- the LOC137743210 gene encoding PRA1 family protein G2-like: MSPSQSGTATTYTSIPISVSGSDAITRSIKNLNDAVSRRRPWSEFASSISRPDSLSSALTRIQTNANHFRVNYLLLIGSCGVLSLIGSPGWLLVTAAVVGLWLVIYVFREDPLEVWGHHVSNWAVMAGLVIVSVLVAWASGGLGSVALGLGVGLLLCAVHGLLTNTEGLFLNETEAASQGLIGPTSSSV; this comes from the coding sequence ATGTCGCCGTCGCAGTCCGGCACAGCAACAACCTATACCAGCATACCCATTTCGGTCTCGGGCTCCGACGCCATCACCCGATCCATTAAAAACCTCAACGACGCCGTTTCCCGCCGCCGTCCATGGTCCGAATTCGCCTCCTCGATCTCCCGACCCGACTCCTTATCCTCCGCCCTGACCCGGATCCAGACCAACGCCAACCACTTCCGGGTCAACTACTTGTTATTGATCGGATCCTGCGGGGTGCTATCCCTCATCGGGAGCCCGGGATGGCTTCTGGTGACGGCGGCCGTCGTGGGGTTGTGGCTGGTGATCTATGTTTTTAGGGAGGACCCACTTGAGGTGTGGGGCCACCACGTCAGCAATTGGGCCGTGATGGCGGGCCTGGTAATTGTTTCTGTTTTGGTTGCTTGGGCCAGCGGTGGGCTTGGGAGTGTTGCATTGGGCCTTGGAGTTGGGCTTCTGTTGTGTGCGGTCCACGGGCTGCTTACGAACACAGAAGGCTTGTTTCTCAACGAGACCGAAGCTGCTTCTCAGGGATTGATTGGGCCCACATCTTCATCCGtctaa
- the LOC137743458 gene encoding uncharacterized protein, with protein sequence MRSSEDLNLAMVEENPTPNSSESPQKSPLDTMVSSGLTIKTASSAAATGKEIATLPSPYSSPSLISPPSSAFVSALQSPYISPRVSAPKPQETQQTQQTSNPATTLATTLSSPYRGPQSDDIPSSSYTPPSDQYEYSDDVSDPLKHKFDNAPPRISFSFPVPRISFAKCGGAGGPVSPASSATKLRSCDVYIGFHGQNPNLVRFCKWVKSELELQGIACFVADRAKYSDSQSQEIADRVICSVTYGVVVVTSSSFLNHLSMEEVRFFAQKKNLFPIFFDTSPEEVSAILNYNSVEKDCREAVDGMMKCNEYKLEANDGNWRSIVSKAAGVLRGKLGRQSVSQQTDVEGINELPFSRNRFFVGREKEIAEIETAFFGSSGDLLEQECSVVKGEASGQSEGLADEESEVVTTRGRYINLEVGKCKEPNLEAWIEPPVVGRNSFKRSKYKRAKSGSYKGLGSSVICINGVPGIGKTELVLEFAYRYSQRYKMVLWISGEARYFRQNILNLSQNLGLDVSADAEKDRGRIRSFEEQEFEAFKRVKRELFRDMPYLIVIDNLETEREWWEGKDLHDLIPRNTGGSHVIITTRLSKVMNFDAMQLPPLPASDAMVLIRGRKKKEYPARELEFLTKFDEKLGRLSFGLWLIGSLLSELAIAPSALFEAVSQVQLDEGSPCPFISITEEQYYKNNIFLMKVIASCFAVLQQANGRINHLALRMLLVGAWFAPTPISLTLLTTAANNMPTTKSRLRKWTNCISGCSGCFGPQAWKSSEEDSALLLVKLGLARVAKKPFGCWIQFHPITQVYTKRKEGLVAAKAAIQGIRKIGNPLVNLDHLWATAFLVFGFKSEPPLVQLKAIDMVLYIKKTALPLAIRAFTTFSRCSSALELLKVCTNVLEEVEKSFVSQIQDWCHGSLCWKNKLQSNQRVDEYVWQDVTLLKATLLETRAKLLLRGGHFDSGEELCRTCISIRTVMLGHNHAHTLAAQETLAKLVRMRSKI encoded by the coding sequence ATGAGATCTAGCGAAGATTTGAACTTGGCAATGGTGGAAGAAAACCCAACACCAAACTCTTCTGAGTCCCCTCAGAAATCTCCTCTGGACACCATGGTTTCCAGTGGCCTCACCATCAAAACAGCTTCTTCAGCAGCAGCTACAGGTAAGGAAATTGCTACTCTGCCCTCGCCCTACAGTTCCCCTTCCTTAATCTCCCCACCCTCCTCAGCATTTGTTTCAGCTCTCCAGTCCCCTTACATTTCCCCCAGAGTCTCAGCCCCCAAACCCCAGGAAACCCAGCAGACCCAGCAGACCTCAAACCCAGCGACTACCCTAGCAACTACCCTGTCCTCACCTTACAGAGGTCCACAGTCAGATGACATACCCAGCAGCTCCTACACTCCGCCGTCGGACCAGTACGAGTACTCCGACGACGTCTCCGACCCATTAAAGCACAAGTTCGACAATGCCCCTCCCCGcatttccttttcctttccgGTCCCTCGGATTTCTTTTGCCAAATGCGGCGGGGCGGGCGGCCCTGTTTCCCCTGCTTCCTCCGCCACCAAGCTGCGGAGCTGCGACGTGTACATCGGATTCCACGGCCAAAATCCCAACTTGGTGAGGTTCTGCAAGTGGGTGAAGTCGGAGCTTGAGCTCCAAGGCATCGCATGCTTTGTGGCGGACAGAGCCAAGTACTCGGACTCGCAGAGCCAAGAGATTGCTGACAGAGTTATCTGCTCAGTCACCTATGGAGTTGTGGTGGTTACGAGCTCGAGCTTCTTGAACCATTTGAGCATGGAGGAGGTAAGGTTTTTTGCCCAGAAGAAGAAtctttttcccatttttttcgACACCAGTCCTGAAGAAGTTTCGGCGATTTTGAACTACAATTCGGTTGAGAAAGACTGCAGGGAGGCGGTTGATGGGATGATGAAGTGTAATGAGTATAAGTTGGAGGCCAATGACGGGAACTGGAGGAGCATTGTGTCGAAAGCGGCCGGAGTTTTGAGGGGCAAGCTCGGGAGGCAAAGCGTTTCACAGCAGACGGATGTGGAGGGAATTAATGAGCTGCCTTTTTCGAGGAATAGGTTTTTTGTTGGGAGAGAGAAGGAGATTGCAGAGATTGAAACCGCATTTTTTGGTTCTTCTGGGGACTTATTGGAGCAGGAATGCTCCGTGGTTAAAGGTGAAGCGAGCGGCCAATCGGAAGGGCTAGCTGATGAGGAGAGTGAAGTTGTTACTACTAGAGGGAGGTACATTAATTTGGAGGTGGGAAAATGCAAGGAACCTAACCTGGAGGCTTGGATTGAACCACCAGTTGTGGGGCGGAATTCGTTCAAGAGGTCGAAGTACAAGAGAGCGAAAAGTGGGAGTTACAAGGGCTTGGGAAGTAGTGTGATCTGCATAAATGGGGTTCCCGGGATTGGCAAGACCGAGCTTGTGTTGGAATTCGCTTACAGGTATTCCCAGAGATACAAGATGGTGTTGTGGATAAGTGGGGAAGCTAGGTATTTTAGGCAGAACATACTGAATCTGTCTCAGAATTTGGGGTTGGATGTGAGTGCTGATGCTGAGAAGGATAGAGGAAGGATTCGAAGCTTTGAAGAGCAGGAATTCGAAGCATTTAAGAGGGTGAAGAGGGAGTTGTTTAGGGACATGCCTTACTTGATCGTGATCGATAATCTTGAGACTGAGAGGGAGTGGTGGGAAGGGAAGGATTTGCATGACTTGATCCCAAGGAACACAGGAGGGTCTCATGTGatcatcacaactaggttgtcAAAAGTAATGAATTTTGACGCAATGCAGCTTCCACCCTTGCCTGCGTCAGATGCAATGGTTTTGATTagaggaaggaaaaagaaagagtaCCCGGCTAGGGAGTTGGAATTTCTGACGAAGTTCGATGAGAAGTTAGGAAGGTTGAGTTTTGGTTTGTGGCTGATTGGATCGCTGCTTTCAGAACTAGCCATTGCGCCTTCTGCTCTCTTTGAAGCTGTCAGCCAAGTTCAGCTTGATGAGGGCTCTCCTTGCCCTTTCATAAGCATCACTGAAGAGCAGTACTACAAAAACAACATTTTCCTAATGAAAGTCATAGCTTCTTGCTTCGCCGTCTTGCAACAAGCTAACGGGAGAATCAATCATCTTGCGTTAAGAATGCTTCTTGTTGGCGCCTGGTTTGCTCCAACACCGATTTCCTTGACTCTGCTGACTACCGCAGCTAACAATATGCCCACCACAAAAAGCCGGCTAAGGAAGTGGACTAATTGCATAAGTGGGTGCTCTGGTTGCTTTGGACCGCAAGCATGGAAGAGTAGCGAAGAAGATTCAGCACTGCTTCTTGTTAAATTGGGATTAGCGCGAGTGGCGAAAAAACCATTCGGATGCTGGATCCAATTCCATCCCATTACTCAAGTATAcacaaagagaaaagaaggtttggTAGCTGCCAAGGCAGCAATTCAAGGCATAAGAAAAATTGGCAATCCATTGGTCAACCTAGACCATCTTTGGGCTACTGCATTCCTTGTTTTCGGTTTCAAATCCGAACCTCCCCTCGTCCAGCTAAAGGCGATCGACATGGTTTTATACATCAAGAAAACCGCCCTCCCTCTCGCAATCAGAGCATTCACAACCTTCTCCAGATGCAGCTCGGCACTGGAGCTTCTAAAGGTGTGCACTAACGTACTTGAAGAAGTAGAGAAGTCGTTTGTATCCCAAATCCAAGACTGGTGCCACGGCTCTCTGTGCTGGAAGAACAAGCTGCAAAGTAACCAGAGGGTGGATGAATACGTGTGGCAAGATGTGACGCTGTTGAAGGCGACGTTGCTGGAGACGAGGGCAAAGTTGCTGCTTAGAGGTGGGCATTTTGACAGCGGCGAAGAGCTGTGCAGGACTTGTATCAGCATCAGAACAGTGATGCTAGGGCATAACCATGCTCACACATTGGCAGCTCAAGAAACTTTGGCAAAGTTAGTAAGGATGAGAAGCAAAATATAA